One segment of Hemitrygon akajei chromosome 15, sHemAka1.3, whole genome shotgun sequence DNA contains the following:
- the LOC140739266 gene encoding protocadherin-10 isoform X2, whose protein sequence is MANSHKNTCLRWQMMTLIISFCAWDIITGQIRYSIPEELKHGAFVGNIADDLGLDVRQLSARRFRIVPAANTQYLEVNLENGILFVNEKMDREQLCDQSSSCFLHLEIVVENPLELHRVEVEILDVNDNSPSFPWREFRLEIAESVALGSRFPLENAHDPDVGTNSLQSYRLSPNQYFSLEVQTRNERNKFPVLVLDRSLDRENQAVHQMVLTAQDGGVPERSGTAQVIVTVLDVNDNAPVFDQAVYTVCLVENAPKNTLVIKLNATDLDQGSYGEVTYSFSNHAPARLRQLFRVDAHTGEIWVKGVVDYEEASVYEIYVQAKDRGLYTAAVHCTVVVEIIDVNDNAPEVILTSVSSPIREDALPGAVIALISVTDRDSGENGKTTCHIPAHLPFKLQSSFKNYYTLVTDDRLDRERVFEYNVSITVTDLGTPPLSTVKTILVKVSDVNDNAPRFAHPSYTVYLMENNAPGASICSVSAWDPDSDQNAYVSYCILDSKIKGTPVSSYVSINLNTGNLYALRSFDYEQLKNFQVQIQAQDAGFPSLNNNVTVTVIILDQNDNAPEIVSPLPPNGSVEMVPRSADPGYLVAKVTAVDDDSGQNSRLSYLLFQATDPGLFSLDPSIGEIRTTRRFEDHDSPRQRLVVHVTDNGKPPLSTSVTISVSIVDSVPEIISDLTDGPQTIEYFSDFNLYLIVSLGSVSFVFLLAIIALVTIKCHKDRHGTLGPRCPLSTCCSRGPSRCCCLRRRHSRDVLNNSHTNFQIPPSAKAPPNSMEVGGSGSLSQTYCYKVCLSPESAKSDLMFLKPYSSSTPAGTSTKPASPYVTTWRKQALDGPNIGTNLSNECLWL, encoded by the coding sequence ATGGCTAATTCTCACAAAAACACCTGTCTGAGGTGGCAAATGATGACCCTGATAATCTCGTTTTGCGCCTGGGATATTATCACAGGGCAGATTCGCTACTCGATTCCCGAAGAATTGAAACACGGCGCGTTTGTTGGGAACATCGCCGACGATCTAGGACTGGATGTCAGGCAACTCTCCGCCCGCAGGTTTCGCATTGTCCCCGCCGCTAACACCCAGTACTTGGAGGTGAATCTGGAGAACGGGATTCTCTTCGTAAACGAGAAAATGGACCGGGAGCAGTTGTGCGACCAGAGCTCCAGTTGCTTCCTGCATCTGGAGATCGTAGTGGAGAATCCGTTAGAGTTGCATCGCGTGGAAGTGGAGATACTGGACGTAAACGACAACTCCCCTAGTTTTCCTTGGCGTGAATTCCGTTTGGAGATCGCTGAGTCCGTGGCACTCGGGTCGCGCTTCCCGCTTGAGAACGCGCACGATCCGGACGTGGGCACCAACTCGCTGCAAAGCTATCGGctcagtcccaaccagtacttcAGCTTGGAGGTTCAGACTCGCAACGAACGTAATAAGTTTCCCGTGCTGGTTCTGGACAGATCACTGGACAGGGAGAATCAGGCGGTGCATCAGATGGTTCTCACTGCTCAAGACGGCGGCGTCCCGGAGAGATCAGGTACAGCTCAGGTCATAGTTACGGTCCTTGATGTTAACGATAACGCCCCGGTCTTTGACCAGGCTGTGTATACTGTGTGCCTGGTGGAAAACGCCCCGAAGAACACTTTGGTGATTAAACTTAACGCTACCGACTTGGACCAAGGCTCATACGGAGAGGTGACCTATTCATTCAGCAACCATGCGCCCGCGAGGCTGCGCCAACTCTTTCGGGTCGATGCCCATACTGGAGAAATTTGGGTCAAGGGAGTGGTGGACTACGAAGAGGCAAGTGTTTATGAGATTTATGTGCAGGCGAAAGATAGGGGTCTTTACACGGCGGCCGTGCATTGCACAGTGGTTGTGGAGATCATCGATGTCAACGACAACGCGCCCGAGGTGATACTGACTTCAGTGTCCAGTCCGATTCGGGAGGACGCTTTGCCAGGCGCTGTGATCGCCCTGATCAGCGTGACCGACCGCGATTCCGGAGAGAACGGAAAGACTACTTGCCACATCCCCGCCCATCTCCCTTTCAAACTCCAGTCGTCTTTCAAGAACTATTATACTCTGGTTACGGATGATCGCCTGGACCGCGAGAGAGTTTTCGAGTATAACGTGAGTATTACTGTCACAGACTTGGGCACCCCTCCCCTTTCCACTGTCAAAACCATTCTCGTCAAGGTTTCGGATGTCAACGATAACGCTCCCCGTTTTGCACACCCGTCCTACACCGTTTACCTGATGGAAAATAACGCGCCCGGAGCGTCTATCTGTTCTGTCTCCGCCTGGGATCCGGATTCTGACCAGAACGCCTATGTCTCCTACTGCATTTTGGACAGTAAGATAAAGGGCACTCCCGTTTCATCATATGTTTCCATCAACTTAAACACGGGCAACCTTTATGCATTGCGCTCTTTTGACTACGAGCAACTCAAGAATTTCCAGGTCCAAATTCAGGCGCAGGACGCGGGGTTTCCATCGCTGAACAACAACGTTACGGTGACTGTGATTATCCTGGATCAGAACGACAATGCTCCCGAGATCGTGTCCCCACTGCCGCCGAATGGCTCGGTAGAGATGGTGCCTCGTTCCGCTGATCCCGGTTACCTCGTTGCAAAAGTAACAGCGGTCGACGACGACTCTGGTCAGAACTCCAGGCTGAGTTACCTACTGTTCCAAGCCACAGATCCTGGACTCTTCAGCTTGGACCCGTCCATCGGGGAGATCCGGACCACGCGCCGCTTTGAAGACCACGATTCCCCTAGACAGAGGTTGGTGGTCCATGTCACGGACAATGGAAAACCACCTCTCTCCACCTCTGTCACCATTAGCGTCTCGATAGTCGACAGTGTTCCAGAGATCATCTCCGACTTAACCGACGGGCCCCAAACCATTGAATACTTCTCTGATTTCAACCTTTACTTAATTGTCTCGTTGGGATCCGTCTCCTTTGTGTTCCTGTTGGCCATTATCGCTCTGGTGACTATCAAGTGTCACAAAGATAGACACGGCACTCTTGGTCCCCGCTGTCCTCTCAGTACCTGTTGCTCCCGTGGACCCAGCCGTTGTTGCTGCCTCCGGAGAAGACATTCCAGGGACGTGCTGAATAACTCACACACCAACTTTCAGATACCCCCCAGTGCGAAAGCCCCGCCGAACTCCATGGAGGTAGGCGGTAGCGGCTCACTTTCCCAGACATATTGCTACAAGGTATGCCTGAGTCCCGAATCGGCAAAGAGCGACTTAATGTTCCTCAAACCTTACAGCTCCTCCACGCCCGCGGGAACTAGCACGAAGCCCGCCAGCCCCTACGTGACCACATGGAGGAAGCAGGCATTAGATGGGCCGAATATTGGAACCAATCTATCCAATGAG
- the LOC140739266 gene encoding protocadherin-10 isoform X1 — MANSHKNTCLRWQMMTLIISFCAWDIITGQIRYSIPEELKHGAFVGNIADDLGLDVRQLSARRFRIVPAANTQYLEVNLENGILFVNEKMDREQLCDQSSSCFLHLEIVVENPLELHRVEVEILDVNDNSPSFPWREFRLEIAESVALGSRFPLENAHDPDVGTNSLQSYRLSPNQYFSLEVQTRNERNKFPVLVLDRSLDRENQAVHQMVLTAQDGGVPERSGTAQVIVTVLDVNDNAPVFDQAVYTVCLVENAPKNTLVIKLNATDLDQGSYGEVTYSFSNHAPARLRQLFRVDAHTGEIWVKGVVDYEEASVYEIYVQAKDRGLYTAAVHCTVVVEIIDVNDNAPEVILTSVSSPIREDALPGAVIALISVTDRDSGENGKTTCHIPAHLPFKLQSSFKNYYTLVTDDRLDRERVFEYNVSITVTDLGTPPLSTVKTILVKVSDVNDNAPRFAHPSYTVYLMENNAPGASICSVSAWDPDSDQNAYVSYCILDSKIKGTPVSSYVSINLNTGNLYALRSFDYEQLKNFQVQIQAQDAGFPSLNNNVTVTVIILDQNDNAPEIVSPLPPNGSVEMVPRSADPGYLVAKVTAVDDDSGQNSRLSYLLFQATDPGLFSLDPSIGEIRTTRRFEDHDSPRQRLVVHVTDNGKPPLSTSVTISVSIVDSVPEIISDLTDGPQTIEYFSDFNLYLIVSLGSVSFVFLLAIIALVTIKCHKDRHGTLGPRCPLSTCCSRGPSRCCCLRRRHSRDVLNNSHTNFQIPPSAKAPPNSMEVGGSGSLSQTYCYKVCLSPESAKSDLMFLKPYSSSTPAGTSTKPASPYVTTWRKQALDGPNIGTNLSNEVSGLHGALFIP, encoded by the exons ATGGCTAATTCTCACAAAAACACCTGTCTGAGGTGGCAAATGATGACCCTGATAATCTCGTTTTGCGCCTGGGATATTATCACAGGGCAGATTCGCTACTCGATTCCCGAAGAATTGAAACACGGCGCGTTTGTTGGGAACATCGCCGACGATCTAGGACTGGATGTCAGGCAACTCTCCGCCCGCAGGTTTCGCATTGTCCCCGCCGCTAACACCCAGTACTTGGAGGTGAATCTGGAGAACGGGATTCTCTTCGTAAACGAGAAAATGGACCGGGAGCAGTTGTGCGACCAGAGCTCCAGTTGCTTCCTGCATCTGGAGATCGTAGTGGAGAATCCGTTAGAGTTGCATCGCGTGGAAGTGGAGATACTGGACGTAAACGACAACTCCCCTAGTTTTCCTTGGCGTGAATTCCGTTTGGAGATCGCTGAGTCCGTGGCACTCGGGTCGCGCTTCCCGCTTGAGAACGCGCACGATCCGGACGTGGGCACCAACTCGCTGCAAAGCTATCGGctcagtcccaaccagtacttcAGCTTGGAGGTTCAGACTCGCAACGAACGTAATAAGTTTCCCGTGCTGGTTCTGGACAGATCACTGGACAGGGAGAATCAGGCGGTGCATCAGATGGTTCTCACTGCTCAAGACGGCGGCGTCCCGGAGAGATCAGGTACAGCTCAGGTCATAGTTACGGTCCTTGATGTTAACGATAACGCCCCGGTCTTTGACCAGGCTGTGTATACTGTGTGCCTGGTGGAAAACGCCCCGAAGAACACTTTGGTGATTAAACTTAACGCTACCGACTTGGACCAAGGCTCATACGGAGAGGTGACCTATTCATTCAGCAACCATGCGCCCGCGAGGCTGCGCCAACTCTTTCGGGTCGATGCCCATACTGGAGAAATTTGGGTCAAGGGAGTGGTGGACTACGAAGAGGCAAGTGTTTATGAGATTTATGTGCAGGCGAAAGATAGGGGTCTTTACACGGCGGCCGTGCATTGCACAGTGGTTGTGGAGATCATCGATGTCAACGACAACGCGCCCGAGGTGATACTGACTTCAGTGTCCAGTCCGATTCGGGAGGACGCTTTGCCAGGCGCTGTGATCGCCCTGATCAGCGTGACCGACCGCGATTCCGGAGAGAACGGAAAGACTACTTGCCACATCCCCGCCCATCTCCCTTTCAAACTCCAGTCGTCTTTCAAGAACTATTATACTCTGGTTACGGATGATCGCCTGGACCGCGAGAGAGTTTTCGAGTATAACGTGAGTATTACTGTCACAGACTTGGGCACCCCTCCCCTTTCCACTGTCAAAACCATTCTCGTCAAGGTTTCGGATGTCAACGATAACGCTCCCCGTTTTGCACACCCGTCCTACACCGTTTACCTGATGGAAAATAACGCGCCCGGAGCGTCTATCTGTTCTGTCTCCGCCTGGGATCCGGATTCTGACCAGAACGCCTATGTCTCCTACTGCATTTTGGACAGTAAGATAAAGGGCACTCCCGTTTCATCATATGTTTCCATCAACTTAAACACGGGCAACCTTTATGCATTGCGCTCTTTTGACTACGAGCAACTCAAGAATTTCCAGGTCCAAATTCAGGCGCAGGACGCGGGGTTTCCATCGCTGAACAACAACGTTACGGTGACTGTGATTATCCTGGATCAGAACGACAATGCTCCCGAGATCGTGTCCCCACTGCCGCCGAATGGCTCGGTAGAGATGGTGCCTCGTTCCGCTGATCCCGGTTACCTCGTTGCAAAAGTAACAGCGGTCGACGACGACTCTGGTCAGAACTCCAGGCTGAGTTACCTACTGTTCCAAGCCACAGATCCTGGACTCTTCAGCTTGGACCCGTCCATCGGGGAGATCCGGACCACGCGCCGCTTTGAAGACCACGATTCCCCTAGACAGAGGTTGGTGGTCCATGTCACGGACAATGGAAAACCACCTCTCTCCACCTCTGTCACCATTAGCGTCTCGATAGTCGACAGTGTTCCAGAGATCATCTCCGACTTAACCGACGGGCCCCAAACCATTGAATACTTCTCTGATTTCAACCTTTACTTAATTGTCTCGTTGGGATCCGTCTCCTTTGTGTTCCTGTTGGCCATTATCGCTCTGGTGACTATCAAGTGTCACAAAGATAGACACGGCACTCTTGGTCCCCGCTGTCCTCTCAGTACCTGTTGCTCCCGTGGACCCAGCCGTTGTTGCTGCCTCCGGAGAAGACATTCCAGGGACGTGCTGAATAACTCACACACCAACTTTCAGATACCCCCCAGTGCGAAAGCCCCGCCGAACTCCATGGAGGTAGGCGGTAGCGGCTCACTTTCCCAGACATATTGCTACAAGGTATGCCTGAGTCCCGAATCGGCAAAGAGCGACTTAATGTTCCTCAAACCTTACAGCTCCTCCACGCCCGCGGGAACTAGCACGAAGCCCGCCAGCCCCTACGTGACCACATGGAGGAAGCAGGCATTAGATGGGCCGAATATTGGAACCAATCTATCCAATGAG GTTTCGGGTCTCCATGGTGCGTTGTTCATTCCTTGA